AACGGCTCTGCTCCGGTTCCGGTGCCCGCAGTTCCCAATCGGCCGGCGCTCGACTGGGACCAGTTTATTGCCGAGCGGTTGGATGCCGGTTCGCGGGAGTTGTACTCGGAGTGCCTCACGGTACTCGAACGCCAACTCCTCACGCGAGTTCTGGAACGCACGGGCGGGAACCAACTGCGCGCTGCGGAGCTACTCGGCATCACACGCGGGAGCCTGCGCCACAAGCTCCGTGCATTGGGCTTGACAATCGAGCGGAGCCTGAGCGCGGACGACGACCACGCCGATTAAGACACGCTCGTTTTTCCGGTCGTCGGTCGCTCACGCCCGGCGCGCTGCTCCTTCTTGAACAAAGTCGTTCAATTCACGCATCTCGTTACTGAACAGTAACTTCCGTCTTTTCTGTGCCGCGGCTTCTCGTGCGGCATGGAAATTGACTTAATCACTTCCACGTGATCGTGCGCATCGCTGCCGGACGGTTCACCTGGGATGATCATGCTTAAGTTGTCCGCCCTCACCGATCGACTCGGTCTCGCCGGTCGTGCCTTGGCAGTTGGCGGCGTGGTACTCGTTGCCGGCGTCGCGGCGGCTTGGCTGGCGGCTGGCACTGTGCGGTCCGCGCACGGCGGCGGAACGGTCGAGAAAAAGGAACCGGACACCGTCGCCAAGATCCGACGCGACGGAACCGATCAGATCGTCGTCCCGGCAGATGTGTGCGCGTCCCTCGGGCTGAAAACGGTGCCCGCGACGCTTCCGCCGGCCACTCGGAACCTGCCGTCGTTCCAGGGTGTTCTCAATTTCGACAACGGTCGGTTGGTTCGCGTTCAGTCGCCGTTCGCCGGGCAGGTCATCGAAGCGGGTGTGGCAACTGGTCAGGAACCGAACTCCCACGTGCCGTCCGCGTTTCCGTCGAGCAACGCGGGTCTGCGTGTCGGGGACAAAGTGACCCGGGGTGATGTGCTGGCTGTGGTGTGGAGTGCTGACCTCGGCGCGAAGAAGAGCGAGTTTGTGGACGCTGTTTCCAAACTCAAAACGGACGAGAAGACGTACCGCCGGTTGGACGAACTTTATCAGATCAACGGGACCGCGGAGCGCACGGTCCGCGAGGCCGAACGGACGGTTCAAGCCGATCGCGTGGCCGTCGAGCGGGCCGAAGCGACGCTTCGCGCCTGGCGCGTGCCGGCGGACGAGATCGCCGCGCTCCGAGAAAGTGCCGACCAGTTGTCCGCTCCCGACGCGAAGCGGACCGACCCGGCGAAGTGGGCGCGCGTTGAAGTCAAGGCCCCGATCAGCGGCGTCATTCTCGAAAAGAACGTGGCCGCGGGGCAGGTGGTGGACACGACCTCCGACCTGTTCCGCATCGGGGACGTGTCGACGCTCGCGGTTTGGGTTCACCTATACGAGGAAGACCTTCCACTGATCTGCAAACTCTCGCTGCCGCGCGAGTGGGCCATTAGTGCGGTCGCGTCTCCTGGCACAGCGCACACCGGGAAATTGGAACGGATCGGGATGGCGATCGACCCCGCGCAGCACACGGCCCTCGTTACGGGGACCGTCGAGAACGAAAAAGGCGATCTGCGTGCGGGGATGGCCGTGACCGTGACTGTGAAGATCCCGACTTCGAGTGACGAAATCGAAGTCCCCGCTGAGGCGGTTGTCGAGGACGGGCGCGAGAGCTCGGTATTCGTCCGGGCGGACTCGTCCGGCGACCGGTACGTTCGGCGCCCGGTGACGGTCGTGCGCCGCTCCCGCGACACGATCGCCATCGCCGCACGGTCCGGGGGACTGAAGCCGGGCGACGCGGTCGTCACTTCCGGCTCGCTCCTGCTGGGCAGCGCGTTCACCGACCTCCCCCAGCCGAAGCCGTAACCGCCCGACCACGGGGTTTTCGCCCGATGATTCAGAAGTTGATTGGTTGGGCGGTCGCGAATCCGCTCGTGGTCATGATCCTCGTGACCACCCTCGCCGTGACCGGCGGTTACGCATTCGCACACGTCAACATCGAAGCGTACCCCGACCCGGCCCCGGCCATCATCGAAGTGGTGGCCCAGTACCCGGGCGCGAGCGCCGAAGAAGTCGAGCGCCAGGTCACCGTTCCCCTCGAAGTCGCCCTGGCCGGTATGCCGGGGCTCGAAACGACCCGGAGCAAATCCCTTTTTGGTTTGGCCCACGTTCGTAACCAGTTCGATTACTCGCGCGACTACGACCAAGCTAAACAGGACGTGCTCAACCGGCTCGCGTCGGTGAACCTGCCGCCCGGAGTCACGCCCCAAATTTCTCCCGCCTCGCCGGTCGGCGAGATCCTCCGCTTCACCATTTACAACCCGAAGGACGCGACCGGGCGCCCGGTGTACGCCCTGAGCGACCTGAAGGCCATCGAAGATTACGTGATTCAGCGCGAGCTGCTGCGTGTCCCTCGAATCGCGGGTGTGACCGGCATCGGCGGGACGGTAAAACGCTATGAGGTTCAGCCCGATCCGGACCGGTTGCGACAGTACGGCATCACTCTGGCTCAGTTACAGTCCGCGCTGGGGGCCGCGAACGCCAACGGGAGCGGCGACAATCTGACGCAAGGCGTTCAGCGCACCGTTGTGGTGCGGTCTCTGGGCCTCATTGGTCAGGGACAAGACCCTTATCTCCCGACTCTGGCGACGCGAGACCCGGTTCGGGCCGCGGCCCACTTGCGGATCGAGGAAGCGCGCCGGTGCCGCGAGATACGGCAAGTCGTTGTCGCAGCGGTGAACAGCGTTCCGGTTCGCGTGGACAACCTCGTGGACGGCGGGCCGGTTCTGAACGCGGACGGCTCGGTGAGCCCGTCCAAGCTGTTCCAGAAGCCGGACGGCACCACCGAGTGGGACGTCGCCGGGCGCTGGGACGACGGCCCGGTGCTGAACACCGACGGTACCTCGCGCGACGACGACGCGACGACCACAATGAAATTGGCGTGGAGCAAGGCGCTTACTGCGCGGGGGGTGGTGGTGGGGAACCAAACGCGGCAGGGGCGCGTGGGGATCAGCCGCCCGTTGCGTGCCCGCGAGTGGGTTGCACTCTCAGATCGTGAAAAGCGACAGGCGCGCCAGCAGCGCAACTGGCCCGAACCCCCGCCCCCGAGTTTCGGCGAGGAGTTGCGGAGCTTGTTCGTTGGCCCCACACCGGAACCCGGCGACCCGACACAGGCCGTGTGGTGGCGTGACGAGAATATGCGCTGGCAGGACCGCCCGGCCGACGCGCGATCGTGGGAAACCCTATCCGACACCGAACGCGCGGTGGTGCGGGCGGAGTTGCGCGAGCGTCTGCCCGATAACCCGGTCGGCTGGCGGTTCTACACGGCGGGTGGCCGGTGGGACGGGTGGGACGACAACCGGTGGAGCGACGAGGACGACGTGGTGCAGGGGATCGTGCTGCTCCGCAAGGGGCAGGAGTCGCTCCCCGCGTTGACGGCCGTACTCGCTCGGATCGACGAACTGAACCAGCCCGGCAAGCTCCCCGCGGGGATGCGGATCGTCCCGTTCTACAACCGCACCGAACTCATCAACCGAACGACCGAGACAGTTAACGAGAACCTGTTGGTCGGCATGGCGCTGGTGACGGCCATTCTCCTGATGTTCCTCGGGAACGTCCGCGCCGCGGTGATTGTTGCGATCAACATCCCGTTGGCGCTGTTGTTCGCGTTCGGCGTGCTCTACGCGCGGGGGAAGTCGGCCAATTTACTGTCCATCGGTGCGGTGGACTTCGGCATCATCGTGGACTCGTCCGTTATCATCGTGGAGAGCATTTACCGGCACCTGAACTCGGACGAGTACGCGGACGTGCCGCTGGCCGATCGTATCGCGTCCGCGTGCGGCGCGGTCACCAAGAGCCTGTTCTTCGCGACCGTCGTGATGGTGTGCGCGCTGCTCCCGCTCTTCACGATGAAGGGACCAGAGGGGCAGATTTTCGGACCGATGGCCGACACGTATGCGTTCGCGCTGGCCGGGGCGCTGGTTCTGGCTCTGACCGTGTCGCCGGTGTTGTGCCTGCTGCTCTTGAGGAATTTGGGGAAGCCGCCGGGAACGGGCTTCTGGGCGCGCCTGGGCCGGACCGTGTCGTGGGCGTTTTTGCTCCCGGTGATTCTTGCCCCGTTGAAGTTCCTATTCGTTCCGCGACACGGTGATCCCGAGAACCGTCTCGTTCGCGCCCTGAACTGGGTCTTTCTCACGCAGCTCCGCGTCACTCTTCGGCTGCGCTGGGTCGCGCTCGCGGTGTTCGTCGGCGGCCTGTGTTACACCGGGGTGATCGCGGCGAACATGGGGCGCGAGTTCATGCCGGAACTCGAAGAAGGGAACCTGATGGTTCGAGGTACGTTTCCCGTGAACGTGTCGCTGGAGGAATCCGGAACTCGGGCGCGGCAATTACGCGAACTGTTGCACGATTTCCCGGAGTTCGCGGTGGTCGTTCCGGCGATCGGCCGGCCGGACGACGGGACCGACCCCACCGGCTACTACAACGTCGAAACGTTTTGCCCGCTCCGCCCCGAACCGCTGTGGCCGGCACACCCGAAATACGGTCGCCCGCGGAAGAAAGCGGAAATGGTGAGCGACCTGAACGAGGCGCTTGCCCAGCGGTTCCCGGGGGTGGACTGGGACATCTCGCAGATCATCCGCGACAACGTGATGGAAGCGCTATCGGGGGTGAAGGGCGAGAACTCGATCAAGGTGATCGGGCCGGAACTGGATTCGCTCGAACGGATCGCCGGGCAGATCAAGGACAAGTTGGACTCGGTTCCGGGGGTCGAGAACCCGGGAGTATTCCGCATTCAGGGGCAAACGAGCCTGGAGTTCCCGATCGACCGCAGGAAGTGCGCCTTTTGGAACGTGTCGGCCGCGGACGTGCAAGCGGTGATCGGATCGGCCGTGGGCGGGAAGGCCGCGACGCAAATCCAGGAGGGTGAGAAACAGGCCGACCTGACGGTTCGGTGGCCGCTGCGGTTGCGCGCGGACGAGGCCGCGATCCGTTCGATCCCGGTGCCGGTCGGCAACACGGTTACGGCCGGCGGACCTCCCAGCGCCCCGAGCTCCCAAATTAGTGGCACTGGGGTGGGCACTTCACCTACCGGTTCCGCAGTAGCGCCGCCCGTCTCGACCGGGAACCCGTACAACGCGGCACCCGTGTGGACAACGACCCCGACTCGGCGCCTCGACGATCTGGTGACGCCGATCAACACGAGCGGCCAACCCGATCCCGGTGGGTCGTTCCTGCGACCCGGCGCTTCGACGATCTATCGCGAACAGGGGCAGCGGCTCATCGCGATCAAGTTCGAGGTCCGCGGGCGCGACCTGGCGAGCACGGTGAGTGAGGCCCGCGCTGCGGTGGAGCCGCTCCTGAAGCCCCCGTACCGGGCGGAGTGGAGCGGGGAGTTCAAGCAGATGGAAGAGGCCGAGAAGCGGATGGCCCGGATGTTCGCGCTGTCTTTGGCGCTCATCGCGCTCCTCTTATACCTCGCGTTCCGGTCGTTTTTGGACGCGGCCGTGGTGTTCGCCAACGTGCTGGCGATGGGCGTCGGCGGGGTGTGGGCACTCAAGCTCGCGAGCCTGAATTTCAACATCTCCGCGGCGGTCGGGTTCATCTCCATTCTCGGTGTCGCGGTGATGAACGGGTTGCTGTTCGTTTCGGCCTTTAACGGGTTACGCGCTCGAGGGGTGGAGCTGAACGAAGCCCTCTCGCGCGGCACGCGGCAACTCGTTCGGCCGGTGGTTATGACTGCACTGGCCGCCATTCTCGGGCTGTTACCGGCTGCGTTCTCGACCAAGATGGGGTCCGAATCGCAGCGCCCGCTCGCGGTGGTGGTGGTGGGCGGGATGCTGTTCACCATCCTGACGCTCGTTCTAGTTCCGGTGCTCTACAGCTTCTACGGCGATCGCACCCCTCCCGAAGGCGCGGGCGACTTCTCCCACTAAACGCCTCACGAATTTGCAACGGGCTCCGAACTTCGGGGCCTGTTGTCGCGCGCATCAAACTTGCCTGTTTGATACATCTTTTGAAATTGACACATTCGGCATAAAGGGGCTGATCGGCTCAATCCGATTAATTCCTAACACGTGGTTTTGCGCGGTTGGAGAACCGATGATGGTGAACCGGAAGTGGTCGCTGCGGGCCGCTCGATTGGCCGGGGCCGCGGCCCTGACTGCGACCGGCTGCGTGTACCGCACGCCGCCGGCCGGGTACCTGCCGGAACCGAGCGCCGGGTTCGATGCGCGAACGACCGCGCTGCTCGCACCGCCCCCGGCACCGAAGATGGCGCCGCCCACCCCACCGGCCGGGGAGCCGGGCAAGGGGCCGCGTGCGTTCGAGCTGCCGCCCGGGTTTCCCGGTACCGAAATGCCGCCGGTGCGCCCGCCGCGTTTGACAAAAGACACGCCGCCCGCGGACCGGCTGAAATTGGTCCGCGAGGCGTACCCGGAAGCTGTCCCTGTCGGGGCCGTGGAAGCCCCCGCCGGCGCGCCACTGACCTTGGCCGATCTTCAGCAAACGGCGCGGACGAACAGCCCAGTGCTGAGGCGCGCGACTGCCGACGTCGGGGTCGCTTACGGCCAGATGATTCAGGCCGGACTGCACCCGAACCCGACTCTTGGCTACGAGGCGGACCAAGTCACACCCGGTCCGCACCCGCCGGCGAACAACGCGGGGCAACAGGGCGGGTTCGTCAACCAGCTCATCAAGTTTCCCGGCAAACTGAGCCTGGCGCAAGCCGTGGCCCGGTTCGATTACATCAACGCCTACGTCGCCGTCCGCAAGTCCGAAATGGACGTGTCCACGGCCGTCCGGTCGAATTACTTCCAGGTGCAGTTGGCCCAAAAGGGCATCGAGGTGAACACGGCGCTGGTCACGATGGCCGACGAGGTGTACCAGCTCCAGTTGCGCCAAGTGGCGGCCGGCGAAGCGGCCGGGTACGAGCCGCTCCAGTTGTACGCACAAGCGGTCCAGGCGCGGAACGCGCTCGCGCTGGCCAAAGCGAACTACCGCTCGAACTGGCGCCAGTTGGCCGCGGCTTTGGGGCAACCCGATATGACGCCGGTCGCGCTGGGTGGATCGGTTGACCTGGCGCCGCCAGCGGTCGACGCGGCGGCTGCCCGAATCCGGGTCGCGGAGGCGCACACGGACATTCTGACCGCGCGCAACCGCCTGCTCCAGGCTCAAACGAACCTCCGGCTCCAACGGCTCAACCGGGTGCCGGACATCGCGACCAACCTCGTCGTCCAGTACGACAACCTCGCGCGGCTAAACCAGTTCAACCTCCAGGTCGGGTTGCCGATGCCGGTGTTCGACCGGAACCAGGGGAACATCCGGTCGGCCGAGGCACAGATCGCCTCGAACACCGCGGCGCTCACGGCCACCGAAAACGACCTCGTGAGCCGGTTGGCCGACGCCCTGGGGCGCTACGAGTCGAACCGGATCGCCGCGACGAACTACCGCGAGAAGGTGCTCCCGGCTCTCACGCAGGTGTACCAGGGTGTGATCCGCCGGTACCAGCAGGAACCGGGCGACGTGCCCGGGGGCAAGGTGTCGTTCAACGACATCGTGGTGGCGCAGCAGAACCTCGTTCAAGCGCTCCAGAACTATCTCACCGCGCTGACTGCTCAGTGGCAGGCCGTGGTGGACGTGGGGAACTTGCTCCAAACGGACGAGCTGTACTTTACGCCCCCGGCCCCGCGCCCGGAGGGGAACGAGAAGAAGTGAACACGTCCTCACTTGAGGGCGGGGGGGGGGCCGAATTGAGGTTCGTTGCTGCGTCGTGCGAACTACGCCGCTTGTTATTTCGCCTGGCGCCGGAGGAAATTCGAGCGGGCGGGTTCCCCGAACAGGATCTGGCGCGCGGTATCCACTTCTTCGGTTGACCAGCGAGTGAGCTTCCCCTTCGCGAGTTCGAGAATCGTTTTCGCGGTCGCGGCGTTATCCATCGCGTCGAAGTGACTAACCGGCGCAATCACGGC
This region of Gemmata massiliana genomic DNA includes:
- a CDS encoding TolC family protein — translated: MMVNRKWSLRAARLAGAAALTATGCVYRTPPAGYLPEPSAGFDARTTALLAPPPAPKMAPPTPPAGEPGKGPRAFELPPGFPGTEMPPVRPPRLTKDTPPADRLKLVREAYPEAVPVGAVEAPAGAPLTLADLQQTARTNSPVLRRATADVGVAYGQMIQAGLHPNPTLGYEADQVTPGPHPPANNAGQQGGFVNQLIKFPGKLSLAQAVARFDYINAYVAVRKSEMDVSTAVRSNYFQVQLAQKGIEVNTALVTMADEVYQLQLRQVAAGEAAGYEPLQLYAQAVQARNALALAKANYRSNWRQLAAALGQPDMTPVALGGSVDLAPPAVDAAAARIRVAEAHTDILTARNRLLQAQTNLRLQRLNRVPDIATNLVVQYDNLARLNQFNLQVGLPMPVFDRNQGNIRSAEAQIASNTAALTATENDLVSRLADALGRYESNRIAATNYREKVLPALTQVYQGVIRRYQQEPGDVPGGKVSFNDIVVAQQNLVQALQNYLTALTAQWQAVVDVGNLLQTDELYFTPPAPRPEGNEKK
- a CDS encoding efflux RND transporter periplasmic adaptor subunit; the protein is MLKLSALTDRLGLAGRALAVGGVVLVAGVAAAWLAAGTVRSAHGGGTVEKKEPDTVAKIRRDGTDQIVVPADVCASLGLKTVPATLPPATRNLPSFQGVLNFDNGRLVRVQSPFAGQVIEAGVATGQEPNSHVPSAFPSSNAGLRVGDKVTRGDVLAVVWSADLGAKKSEFVDAVSKLKTDEKTYRRLDELYQINGTAERTVREAERTVQADRVAVERAEATLRAWRVPADEIAALRESADQLSAPDAKRTDPAKWARVEVKAPISGVILEKNVAAGQVVDTTSDLFRIGDVSTLAVWVHLYEEDLPLICKLSLPREWAISAVASPGTAHTGKLERIGMAIDPAQHTALVTGTVENEKGDLRAGMAVTVTVKIPTSSDEIEVPAEAVVEDGRESSVFVRADSSGDRYVRRPVTVVRRSRDTIAIAARSGGLKPGDAVVTSGSLLLGSAFTDLPQPKP
- a CDS encoding efflux RND transporter permease subunit, which produces MIQKLIGWAVANPLVVMILVTTLAVTGGYAFAHVNIEAYPDPAPAIIEVVAQYPGASAEEVERQVTVPLEVALAGMPGLETTRSKSLFGLAHVRNQFDYSRDYDQAKQDVLNRLASVNLPPGVTPQISPASPVGEILRFTIYNPKDATGRPVYALSDLKAIEDYVIQRELLRVPRIAGVTGIGGTVKRYEVQPDPDRLRQYGITLAQLQSALGAANANGSGDNLTQGVQRTVVVRSLGLIGQGQDPYLPTLATRDPVRAAAHLRIEEARRCREIRQVVVAAVNSVPVRVDNLVDGGPVLNADGSVSPSKLFQKPDGTTEWDVAGRWDDGPVLNTDGTSRDDDATTTMKLAWSKALTARGVVVGNQTRQGRVGISRPLRAREWVALSDREKRQARQQRNWPEPPPPSFGEELRSLFVGPTPEPGDPTQAVWWRDENMRWQDRPADARSWETLSDTERAVVRAELRERLPDNPVGWRFYTAGGRWDGWDDNRWSDEDDVVQGIVLLRKGQESLPALTAVLARIDELNQPGKLPAGMRIVPFYNRTELINRTTETVNENLLVGMALVTAILLMFLGNVRAAVIVAINIPLALLFAFGVLYARGKSANLLSIGAVDFGIIVDSSVIIVESIYRHLNSDEYADVPLADRIASACGAVTKSLFFATVVMVCALLPLFTMKGPEGQIFGPMADTYAFALAGALVLALTVSPVLCLLLLRNLGKPPGTGFWARLGRTVSWAFLLPVILAPLKFLFVPRHGDPENRLVRALNWVFLTQLRVTLRLRWVALAVFVGGLCYTGVIAANMGREFMPELEEGNLMVRGTFPVNVSLEESGTRARQLRELLHDFPEFAVVVPAIGRPDDGTDPTGYYNVETFCPLRPEPLWPAHPKYGRPRKKAEMVSDLNEALAQRFPGVDWDISQIIRDNVMEALSGVKGENSIKVIGPELDSLERIAGQIKDKLDSVPGVENPGVFRIQGQTSLEFPIDRRKCAFWNVSAADVQAVIGSAVGGKAATQIQEGEKQADLTVRWPLRLRADEAAIRSIPVPVGNTVTAGGPPSAPSSQISGTGVGTSPTGSAVAPPVSTGNPYNAAPVWTTTPTRRLDDLVTPINTSGQPDPGGSFLRPGASTIYREQGQRLIAIKFEVRGRDLASTVSEARAAVEPLLKPPYRAEWSGEFKQMEEAEKRMARMFALSLALIALLLYLAFRSFLDAAVVFANVLAMGVGGVWALKLASLNFNISAAVGFISILGVAVMNGLLFVSAFNGLRARGVELNEALSRGTRQLVRPVVMTALAAILGLLPAAFSTKMGSESQRPLAVVVVGGMLFTILTLVLVPVLYSFYGDRTPPEGAGDFSH